Proteins from one Prevotella sp. E2-28 genomic window:
- a CDS encoding TonB-dependent receptor yields the protein MKRFLLLMAVTLSALSMQAQRTITGKVVDETKEGVIQATVSLLKTDSTSVSHAVTNMNGQFSLKAPADGKYLVRVTYVGYKTQYKSVTMADKPVDLGTMAITVDAVMLKGATVVKNQARVYSKGDTVIYNAGAYRTPEGSVVEELVKRLPGAQVSDDGTITINGKTVKKIKVDGKEFMTGDTQTAMKNLPTSIVERIKTYDEKSDLSRITGIDDGNETTVLDFGLKAGMNRGMFANIDAGIGTKERYTGRAFGAVMRDNTRIMSMLNANNVNDMGFGGGGFGGRFGGGGRSGLQSSKMAMVNFNYEKTDLILLDGSVTWNHRDGDTWSRSSSESFMNPVSPFSESVSQSYSRSNSWSAQGRVEWTPDTAWNISLRPTWSYNTNDGQSRNESGTFTVNPYDHVSSTDNISGMVATMLGIDSSYVVNNRTNGGMNYSDSKRFGSTLQINRKLSNTGRNITLRSTFNYSDGGSQQFSNSLVGLYQLLTGDSTYQTNRYNVTPQKNYSYGIQATYSEPLTRRTFLQFSYQFDYSYTKSERNTYDFWKDGDPTRQYDMTGLYPGYRDWGSIFNRLNGHSYTEFLDNDLSRFSNYKNYTHTAEVMLRIIQPKYDLNFGVQVVPQMSKFHQDYLGNKIDTTRTVVNWSPTANFRYRIGTRGQLRFEYRGSSSQPSMEDLLEITDNTNPLSIRTGNSGLKPSFTQRFNLRFNNFIESHSQFINANLNFSTTSNSIAQRTEYILETGGTKSQPVNINGQWSAGGSVMYNVALDTVGYFNVNTETSVNYNNNVGYFYDGTSKATTKSTTKATTLRERLGFSYRNEWLEVELNGSVNYNHNSNALQANSNLNTWTFNYGFNTTINAPWGTQFTTNLGMASRRGFSDAAANTDELIWNAQIAQSFLQGKPLSVRLEFYDLLHQQSNFSRMVSAFGRTDTEYNAITSYVMLRVNYRLNLFGTKASRQQMRGMGGMGPGMGGGFGGGRGGTRGGNRGGNRGGGGFGGGFGAPMRF from the coding sequence ATGAAGCGTTTTTTACTACTGATGGCCGTTACCCTTTCGGCCCTATCAATGCAAGCACAGCGAACAATCACTGGTAAAGTTGTCGATGAGACCAAAGAAGGTGTCATTCAGGCCACAGTATCTTTGCTTAAAACTGACAGCACCTCCGTTTCTCATGCAGTAACCAATATGAACGGACAGTTCTCACTCAAGGCTCCTGCAGACGGAAAGTATTTGGTACGCGTAACCTATGTAGGTTATAAGACTCAGTACAAGTCTGTCACGATGGCCGACAAGCCTGTTGACCTTGGCACTATGGCTATCACTGTAGATGCTGTGATGTTGAAAGGTGCTACTGTTGTGAAGAATCAGGCACGTGTCTATTCTAAGGGCGACACCGTTATATATAATGCAGGCGCATACAGAACTCCCGAGGGCTCTGTTGTCGAGGAACTGGTGAAGCGTCTGCCTGGTGCACAGGTTTCTGATGATGGAACTATCACCATCAATGGTAAGACCGTTAAGAAAATTAAGGTCGATGGTAAAGAGTTCATGACTGGCGACACACAGACTGCCATGAAGAACCTGCCTACCAGCATCGTTGAACGTATTAAGACTTACGATGAGAAGAGTGACCTAAGCCGTATCACCGGTATCGATGATGGTAACGAGACCACCGTGCTCGACTTCGGACTGAAGGCAGGTATGAATCGTGGTATGTTCGCTAACATTGATGCTGGTATCGGTACTAAGGAGCGTTACACAGGACGTGCCTTCGGTGCCGTGATGAGAGATAACACCCGCATCATGTCTATGCTCAATGCCAACAACGTTAACGACATGGGCTTCGGCGGCGGTGGCTTCGGCGGCCGTTTCGGTGGTGGTGGCCGTAGTGGTTTGCAGTCATCAAAGATGGCTATGGTAAACTTCAACTACGAGAAGACCGATCTCATCCTGCTCGATGGATCTGTTACATGGAACCATCGTGATGGTGATACTTGGTCACGTTCGTCTTCCGAGAGTTTCATGAATCCTGTGTCACCCTTCTCAGAGTCTGTCAGCCAAAGTTACAGCCGTTCGAACAGTTGGAGTGCGCAAGGACGTGTAGAGTGGACACCAGATACAGCTTGGAATATCAGCTTGCGTCCTACGTGGAGCTACAACACCAACGATGGTCAGTCGAGGAATGAGTCTGGTACATTCACCGTGAATCCGTATGACCATGTTTCTTCTACAGACAACATTAGTGGTATGGTGGCAACGATGCTTGGTATCGATTCTTCGTATGTTGTCAACAACCGCACAAATGGCGGCATGAACTATAGCGATTCTAAGCGCTTTGGCTCAACGCTGCAGATTAACCGCAAGCTGAGCAACACAGGCAGAAATATCACGTTGCGTTCTACTTTCAACTATAGCGATGGCGGTTCACAGCAGTTCTCTAATAGCCTTGTAGGTCTTTATCAGTTGCTCACTGGCGACTCTACATACCAGACCAATCGTTATAACGTGACACCTCAGAAGAACTACAGCTATGGTATTCAGGCTACTTACAGCGAACCCCTCACACGCCGCACCTTTCTGCAGTTCAGCTATCAGTTCGACTATAGCTACACCAAGAGCGAGCGTAACACCTATGACTTCTGGAAAGATGGCGATCCTACTCGTCAGTATGACATGACTGGGCTTTATCCCGGCTATCGCGACTGGGGTTCTATCTTCAACCGTCTGAATGGTCATAGCTATACCGAGTTTCTCGATAACGACCTGAGCCGTTTCTCAAACTACAAGAACTACACACATACTGCCGAGGTGATGCTGCGTATCATCCAGCCTAAGTACGACTTGAACTTCGGTGTGCAGGTTGTGCCTCAGATGTCAAAGTTCCATCAGGACTATCTGGGTAACAAGATTGACACAACACGTACCGTGGTCAACTGGAGTCCTACAGCTAATTTCCGCTATCGCATTGGCACTCGTGGTCAGTTGCGCTTCGAGTATCGTGGTTCTAGCAGCCAGCCCTCTATGGAGGATCTGCTCGAGATTACCGATAACACCAACCCTCTGAGCATCCGTACTGGTAACTCTGGATTGAAGCCTTCTTTCACTCAACGTTTCAATCTGCGTTTCAACAACTTCATTGAGAGCCACTCACAGTTTATCAACGCCAATCTGAACTTCTCAACCACCAGCAACAGCATTGCACAGCGCACGGAGTATATCCTCGAAACCGGTGGTACCAAGTCACAGCCCGTGAATATCAACGGACAGTGGAGTGCAGGTGGTAGCGTGATGTACAACGTAGCACTCGATACAGTAGGTTACTTCAACGTGAACACTGAGACTAGCGTAAACTACAACAATAATGTAGGTTATTTCTACGATGGTACGAGCAAGGCTACAACGAAATCAACCACCAAGGCTACAACCCTGCGTGAGCGCTTAGGCTTCAGCTATCGTAACGAATGGCTCGAGGTTGAGCTCAATGGTAGTGTGAACTACAACCACAACTCAAATGCCCTTCAGGCTAACTCAAACCTGAACACCTGGACTTTCAACTATGGTTTCAACACCACCATCAACGCTCCTTGGGGTACACAGTTCACTACCAACCTTGGTATGGCCAGCCGCCGTGGTTTCAGCGATGCTGCTGCCAACACCGACGAGCTCATCTGGAATGCACAGATTGCCCAGAGTTTCTTGCAGGGCAAGCCCCTCTCAGTACGCTTGGAGTTCTACGACCTGCTGCACCAGCAGTCAAACTTCTCACGTATGGTCAGCGCCTTTGGTCGTACAGATACAGAGTATAACGCTATCACCAGTTACGTGATGCTGCGTGTGAACTATCGCCTGAACTTGTTCGGAACCAAGGCTTCTCGTCAGCAGATGCGTGGCATGGGCGGTATGGGTCCTGGCATGGGCGGTGGCTTCGGTGGAGGTCGTGGCGGTACCCGTGGAGGCAACCGTGGAGGCAACCGTGGTGGCGGTGGCTTCGGAGGCGGTTTCGGCGCTCCCATGAGATTCTAA
- a CDS encoding phosphoribosylaminoimidazolesuccinocarboxamide synthase: MKALTKTDFNFEGQKSVYHGKVRDVYNINDDLMVMVATDRISAFDVVLPKGIPFKGQVLNQIAAQFLDATTDICPNWKLATPDPMVTVGLKCEGFRVEMIIRSILTGSAWREYKNGCRELCGVKLPDGMKENERFPEPIITPTTKADEGHDMNISKEEIIAQGIVSAEDYAIMEDYTRKIFARGQEIAAKRGLILVDTKYEFGKRDGKVYLIDEIHTPDSSRYFYADGYEEKLAKGEPQKQLSKEFVRQWLIEHNFMNEPGQVMPEITDEYAESVSERYIELYEHITGTKFDKATETGDIAARIEKNVSEYLKTRK; encoded by the coding sequence ATGAAAGCATTAACAAAGACTGACTTCAACTTTGAAGGACAAAAGAGTGTTTACCACGGTAAAGTCCGTGACGTGTACAACATCAACGATGACCTGATGGTCATGGTTGCCACCGACCGTATCTCGGCTTTCGATGTGGTGTTACCAAAAGGCATCCCTTTTAAGGGCCAAGTACTGAATCAGATTGCAGCACAGTTCCTGGATGCCACTACAGACATTTGTCCAAACTGGAAATTGGCTACGCCCGATCCTATGGTGACCGTTGGTCTGAAGTGCGAGGGATTCCGCGTTGAGATGATTATCCGTTCAATCCTCACAGGTTCGGCTTGGCGTGAGTACAAGAACGGTTGTCGTGAGCTCTGCGGTGTGAAACTGCCTGACGGTATGAAGGAGAACGAGCGTTTCCCAGAGCCCATCATCACTCCTACAACTAAGGCTGACGAGGGTCACGATATGAATATCTCAAAAGAAGAGATTATTGCTCAGGGTATCGTTTCTGCTGAAGATTATGCTATCATGGAGGATTATACCCGTAAGATTTTCGCTCGCGGTCAGGAGATTGCTGCAAAGCGTGGCCTGATTTTGGTTGATACAAAGTACGAGTTTGGTAAGCGCGACGGCAAGGTATATCTGATTGACGAGATTCATACGCCTGACTCTAGCCGTTATTTCTATGCTGATGGCTATGAGGAGAAGTTGGCTAAGGGTGAGCCCCAGAAGCAGCTTTCAAAGGAGTTTGTACGTCAGTGGCTGATTGAGCACAACTTCATGAATGAGCCTGGACAGGTGATGCCTGAGATTACTGACGAATATGCTGAGAGCGTATCAGAGCGCTATATTGAACTCTATGAGCACATCACTGGTACAAAGTTTGATAAAGCAACAGAAACAGGTGATATCGCAGCTCGTATAGAAAAGAACGTTAGCGAATACCTCAAAACGCGTAAATAG
- a CDS encoding PhoH family protein codes for MIEKHIVIEDIDPVMFYGVGNSHLQMLRALYPKLRIVARDNVMRIMGDEEQMASFEESTEKMRQHVLKFNFISEEDILDIIKGKRTRDEVPEGVVVYSIAGRPIKARSENQQRLIDAYQNNDMVFAVGPAGTGKTYLSIALAVKALKEKTAKKIILSRPAVEAGEKLGFLPGDMKDKIDPYLQPLYDALEDMIPQVKLQDMMEKHVIQIAPLAFMRGRTLSDAVVILDEAQNTTPAQIRMFLTRMGWNTKMIITGDMTQIDLPHSQKSGLIEALHILNNVEGIGVVNLNGKDIVRHKLVTRIVNAYENFDKEYKNNNESINKD; via the coding sequence TTGATAGAGAAGCATATTGTAATAGAAGACATCGACCCAGTGATGTTCTACGGGGTTGGAAATTCGCACTTGCAGATGTTGCGTGCGTTATATCCCAAACTGCGCATTGTGGCTCGCGATAATGTAATGCGCATTATGGGTGATGAAGAACAAATGGCCTCTTTTGAAGAAAGTACTGAAAAGATGCGCCAGCATGTGTTGAAGTTCAACTTCATCAGCGAAGAAGATATTCTTGATATTATAAAAGGTAAGCGCACGCGTGACGAGGTGCCTGAAGGTGTAGTGGTCTATTCTATAGCAGGCCGCCCCATTAAAGCACGTAGTGAAAACCAGCAACGGCTCATTGATGCTTATCAGAATAATGATATGGTCTTTGCAGTAGGACCTGCAGGAACAGGTAAAACATATCTGTCTATTGCATTAGCCGTAAAGGCCCTAAAAGAGAAAACTGCAAAGAAAATAATCCTTTCACGTCCCGCTGTGGAAGCTGGCGAGAAACTTGGCTTCCTGCCTGGCGACATGAAAGACAAGATCGATCCTTATCTTCAGCCACTCTATGATGCGTTGGAGGATATGATTCCACAGGTGAAACTGCAGGACATGATGGAGAAACATGTCATCCAGATAGCTCCATTGGCCTTTATGCGCGGACGTACACTGAGTGATGCAGTAGTTATACTGGATGAAGCCCAGAACACAACTCCTGCACAGATACGTATGTTCCTGACCCGTATGGGATGGAATACGAAGATGATTATCACAGGTGACATGACCCAGATAGACCTGCCCCACTCGCAGAAAAGTGGACTTATAGAGGCTCTACATATATTAAATAATGTGGAAGGAATCGGTGTGGTCAATCTGAACGGTAAGGATATCGTACGCCATAAGTTGGTGACGCGCATCGTCAATGCATACGAAAATTTCGATAAAGAATATAAAAACAACAATGAAAGCATTAACAAAGACTGA
- the ubiE gene encoding bifunctional demethylmenaquinone methyltransferase/2-methoxy-6-polyprenyl-1,4-benzoquinol methylase UbiE — protein MYKQEEINPYHEGEKAQQVEQMFDNIAPTYDTLNHRLSWDIDKGWRKKAIKQLAPFTPQTMLDIATGTGDFAILSAQMLHPKTLIGADISEGMMEIGRQKVKQLGLQDTISFAKEDCLHLSYANDTFDAVTAAFGIRNFADLDKGLSEMCRVLKPGGHLSIVELTTPVSFPMKQLFHIYSHTVLPVYGRLISKDTSAYSYLTKTIEAFPQGERMQQILRQAGFKDASFRRLTFGICTMYFATK, from the coding sequence ATGTATAAACAGGAAGAGATCAATCCTTATCACGAGGGCGAGAAAGCGCAACAGGTGGAGCAGATGTTTGATAACATCGCTCCTACCTATGATACGCTGAACCATCGACTTTCGTGGGACATAGATAAAGGATGGCGCAAGAAAGCCATTAAGCAATTAGCCCCCTTTACACCCCAAACTATGCTCGACATAGCTACGGGTACAGGGGACTTTGCCATCCTGTCTGCACAGATGTTGCACCCAAAGACGCTTATCGGGGCTGACATCAGTGAAGGGATGATGGAGATTGGCAGACAAAAGGTAAAGCAATTAGGTCTGCAGGACACAATCTCATTTGCCAAAGAGGATTGTTTGCATTTAAGTTATGCTAACGACACTTTTGATGCTGTCACTGCAGCTTTCGGAATCCGCAACTTTGCTGATTTGGACAAGGGACTGAGTGAGATGTGTCGTGTGCTGAAACCTGGTGGACATCTAAGTATTGTAGAACTGACTACACCAGTAAGTTTTCCCATGAAACAGCTCTTCCATATCTACTCTCATACGGTGCTGCCTGTCTATGGACGACTTATCTCCAAGGACACCAGCGCCTATTCGTATCTCACAAAAACTATAGAAGCGTTCCCGCAAGGTGAACGGATGCAGCAGATTCTGCGGCAGGCGGGCTTCAAGGATGCTTCTTTCAGAAGGCTTACCTTCGGTATTTGCACAATGTATTTCGCAACCAAATAA
- the dnaB gene encoding replicative DNA helicase, translated as MAEQNTSRRKQSRQQQPVDNTYAHLQPQALDVERAVIGALLIDKDAYSVVCEILKPESFYEPRNKILYEAIQQLSMNEQPVDVLTVADQLARTGQLEDIGGPAYIAEISSRVASSAHVEYHARIIAQKSLARQLIQFASDVETKAFDETIDVDDLMQHAEGALFELSQKNMKKDYTQIDPVVAQAVKVIQEAAKNKDGLTGIPTGYHGLDDKTSGWQPSDLVIIAGRPAMGKTAFALSMAKNIAADYQVPLAFFSLEMSNQQLVNRLLSNVCEIEGKKILNGQLQPDEWDRLDKRINNLLGAPIYVDDTPGLSVFELRTKARRLVREHGVKIIMIDYLQLMNANGMRFSSRQEEVSTISRSLKGLAKELDIPILALSQLNRGVESREGLEGKRPQLSDLRESGAIEQDADMVLFVHRPEYYRIFQDDKGRDLHGMAEIIIAKHRKGATGDVLLTFRGEYTRFENPEEGRLMSQNPQSGGEILSSKVNGDGEGAPLPDGYDPFSGGMPIPPPSNGPMPF; from the coding sequence ATGGCAGAACAAAATACATCACGTCGTAAACAGTCGCGTCAGCAGCAGCCTGTAGATAATACATACGCCCATTTGCAACCACAGGCATTGGATGTTGAGCGTGCAGTGATAGGTGCTCTTCTTATAGATAAGGACGCCTATTCAGTAGTATGTGAAATCTTGAAGCCAGAGAGCTTCTATGAGCCTCGTAACAAGATTCTTTATGAGGCCATACAGCAGCTGTCCATGAATGAACAGCCTGTTGATGTGCTTACTGTTGCAGATCAATTGGCGCGTACGGGACAATTAGAGGATATAGGCGGACCTGCCTATATTGCCGAGATTTCATCACGTGTAGCTTCGTCGGCTCACGTTGAATACCATGCCCGTATCATTGCCCAGAAATCACTGGCCCGTCAGTTGATTCAGTTTGCCAGCGACGTAGAAACAAAAGCTTTTGATGAGACGATTGATGTAGATGACCTGATGCAACATGCGGAAGGCGCCCTCTTCGAACTCTCACAGAAGAATATGAAGAAGGATTATACCCAGATTGACCCAGTGGTGGCTCAGGCCGTAAAGGTTATTCAAGAGGCTGCCAAGAACAAGGATGGTCTGACGGGTATTCCTACTGGCTATCATGGTCTGGACGACAAGACCAGTGGATGGCAACCTTCTGACTTGGTGATTATCGCTGGACGACCTGCCATGGGTAAGACGGCATTTGCACTGTCTATGGCAAAGAATATCGCTGCCGACTATCAGGTACCTCTAGCGTTCTTCTCACTTGAAATGTCGAACCAGCAGCTAGTAAACCGTCTGCTGTCGAATGTGTGTGAGATTGAAGGTAAGAAGATCTTGAATGGTCAATTGCAGCCTGATGAGTGGGACCGTCTGGATAAGCGTATCAACAACTTGTTGGGTGCTCCTATCTACGTTGACGATACACCGGGTCTGTCTGTCTTCGAACTACGTACCAAAGCTCGCCGACTGGTACGTGAGCATGGTGTGAAGATTATCATGATTGACTATCTGCAGCTGATGAATGCCAACGGTATGCGTTTCTCAAGCCGACAGGAAGAGGTGTCAACCATCAGTCGTTCACTCAAAGGACTTGCAAAAGAGTTGGATATTCCTATCTTGGCTTTGTCGCAGTTGAATCGTGGCGTAGAAAGTCGTGAGGGATTGGAAGGTAAACGTCCACAGTTGAGCGACCTGCGTGAATCGGGTGCCATCGAGCAGGATGCCGATATGGTGCTCTTCGTTCACCGCCCCGAATATTATCGTATTTTCCAAGATGATAAAGGTAGAGATCTTCACGGTATGGCAGAGATTATCATTGCCAAGCATCGTAAGGGTGCAACAGGCGACGTGCTGCTGACATTCCGTGGCGAATATACTCGTTTTGAAAATCCTGAGGAAGGTAGATTGATGAGTCAGAATCCCCAATCAGGAGGCGAAATCCTCAGTTCGAAAGTTAACGGTGACGGCGAAGGTGCCCCCCTACCCGATGGTTATGATCCCTTCAGCGGTGGAATGCCCATTCCGCCACCATCAAATGGCCCAATGCCATTTTAG
- a CDS encoding shikimate dehydrogenase, which produces MDKYGLIGFPLGHSFSINYFNQKFADEGINAKYMNFEIPTIEALAEVLDSNPELKGLNVTIPYKQKVMEYLDQISPEARAIGAVNVIRVIHEGKDVKLKGYNSDVIGFTQSIEPMLEPYHKKALILGTGGASKAISYGLQSLGLETVYVSRYQRPDTICYEDITPDVVKEYNVIVNCTPLGMYPKTEECPKLPYEALDEKNILYDLIYNPDETLFMKKGAERGASVKNGLEMLLLQAFASWEFWNGKEK; this is translated from the coding sequence ATGGACAAGTACGGACTTATAGGCTTCCCTTTAGGACACTCGTTCTCTATCAATTACTTCAATCAGAAGTTTGCTGACGAGGGCATCAATGCCAAGTACATGAATTTTGAAATTCCTACTATCGAAGCACTAGCGGAAGTGCTTGACTCTAATCCTGAACTGAAAGGTCTGAACGTCACTATCCCCTATAAGCAGAAAGTGATGGAATATCTGGATCAGATTAGTCCTGAGGCCCGTGCTATTGGTGCTGTTAACGTTATCAGGGTTATCCATGAAGGAAAGGATGTGAAGTTGAAAGGCTATAATTCTGATGTTATCGGTTTTACGCAGAGTATAGAACCAATGTTGGAGCCTTATCACAAGAAAGCATTGATATTGGGAACGGGCGGTGCCTCAAAAGCTATCTCATACGGCCTTCAGTCATTAGGATTGGAAACTGTTTATGTGAGCCGTTACCAACGTCCTGATACGATTTGCTATGAAGACATCACACCAGATGTGGTAAAGGAATACAACGTCATAGTGAATTGTACACCATTAGGCATGTATCCTAAGACTGAAGAATGTCCGAAGTTGCCATACGAGGCCTTGGATGAGAAGAATATTCTTTATGACCTTATCTATAATCCTGATGAGACATTGTTCATGAAAAAAGGTGCAGAACGTGGCGCTAGTGTGAAAAACGGTTTGGAAATGCTTCTCCTGCAAGCTTTTGCCTCATGGGAATTCTGGAACGGAAAAGAGAAATAA